The following proteins come from a genomic window of Pocillopora verrucosa isolate sample1 chromosome 6, ASM3666991v2, whole genome shotgun sequence:
- the LOC136281592 gene encoding uncharacterized protein, whose translation MKALKRSLWFQLISFQSSFQLSVPKVQQITLDFEKATWAALRKVLPRAKLHGCVFHWTQALWRKVQDLGLQTAYRHDRGTYSFVRKIMALPFLPEREIRPMFEALRNEASRTLIDFAEYVSSTWINGSTWAPTDWTCYKQAIRTNNDVEGWHNGLNRRASGRAQLPMYLLIQLLYREAKLTAIQIRLVSERKLRRIQPRKYRELQQRIFELWDQYEAGEMK comes from the exons ATGAAGGCTTTGAAGCGTAGTTTATGGTTTCAATTGATTTCGtttcagagcagttttcaattg TCAGTCCCAAAAGTGCAGCAGATCACACTGGACTTCGAAAAAGCAACCTGGGCGGCCCTGAGAAAAGTTCTCCCACGCGCCAAACTCCATGGATGTGTGTTTCACTGGACGCAAGCCCTCTGGAGAAAG GTGCAGGACCTCGGTCTCCAAACCGCTTACCGCCACGACCGGGGGACGTACAGCTTTGTCAGAAAAATTATGGCCCTGCCGTTCTTACCAGAACGAGAAATACGTCCAATGTTCGAAGCACTACGCAACGAGGCGTCGAGAACACTAATCGACTTTGCCGAATACGTATCCAGCACTTGGATCAACGGCAGCACCTGGGCTCCAACAGACTGGACGTGCTACAAACAGGCCATCCGAACGAACAACGACGTGGAAGGTTGGCACAATGGCCTAAATCGCCGAGCTTCTGGAAGAGCACAACTGCCCATGTACCTCCTAATCCAGCTTCTTTACAGGGAAGCGAAACTGACAGCGATCCAGATCCGCCTGGTATCAGAGAGGAAGCTGCGACGAATCCAGCCACGAAAGTATAGGGAACTACAGCAGAGAATATTTGAGCTGTGGGACCAGTACGAGGCCggggaaatgaaatga